From Medicago truncatula cultivar Jemalong A17 chromosome 7, MtrunA17r5.0-ANR, whole genome shotgun sequence, a single genomic window includes:
- the LOC25499926 gene encoding eukaryotic translation initiation factor 4G isoform X2, whose translation MSYNQSKSDKSDATYRRTTGRSASFNQHRGNTGGASYVKAGTGAAAPSLSSSRSFNKKPNNHAQGGPSRVNPTQANSAESNYASAVRATPNGSHVQPQFHGGSGASVTNATAKPSESSAAQRSTVVPKAPISQSPSVSSDSVAPTTPVKGDASKAFPFQFGSISPGTVNVMTIPARTSSAPPNIDEQKRDQARHDSSRPVLPVPIPPVPKQLPVNKGAGVTGQSKGGEAHTGTRAKQDTQVSSLPPASLMHKPSVIPHPGISMSMPYHQSQAPVHFGAANPQIQSHALPMPFPIGNAPQVQQQVFVHPMHPQGMMHQGQNIGYGPQIGHQLPHQFGNMGMGINPQYSPQQGGKFAVPRKTTPVKITHPDTHEELRLDKRADDGGSSGARSHSGMPSQSPSVQPFAASHAHITPNIQPPRINYAVSHGSQNVGFTNSSSHTSQPDNKTVTSIPGNVVPRNLEFSRDAPKAISPTLIGVSSVSIKPSGASDKVDSSFSNSNISGAQKGGSPSSSVISSGAHPLVPHKGPVICSEISSPQSNAASASTEKITSASLLPSSTAFSEHSVSVVSNNEGRNKESLSRSNSLKGNQKKLQKKGQLQHQVAVQSSTVANEPSLPVDGGISDCVVSEVVGNKTTYSAAIAKEDLLTTVASAFSATSESMSSVEEKTNGSTQISACASAEGPVTQAVDSLNNHKIDELDELSQEDKLLRQNELVGDKTEISTVQSDDTADFNPLKKGASELSTGVIPLRTGLQGQDEIESASCNTDCDRMADNLGISTSVLDSKNVSLSRNDSVVSNEDTSTNSGTSDHQSSGYLETTSKQCKDSSEDSGTGSESLPAASVTVDRPILEPSKVKGTSKGKKKRKEILQKADASGSTSDLYNAYKGPEENKEAVATSESAANVSTSENLKQLLMDAAQPATVANEQSRQSKAELEDWEDAADISTPKLEVSDKPQLDSNGSAITDKKYSRDFLLKFAEQCSDLPVGFEITADIAEALMSSNIGSHVLERTHSSTGRNTDRSGGVTRMDRRGSGVIKDDKWNKVSGAFRSDLRLDVIGGNTGFRPGQGGNSGVLGNPHTPTALPYGGAILSGPMQSMVNQSGVQRNSPDSERWQRAANFQQRGLIPSPSQSPLVTMHKAEKKYEVGKVTDEEQAKQRQLKGILNKLTPQNFEKLFEQVKAVNIDNAVTLTGVISQIFEKALMEPTFCEMYANFCFHLAVALPDLSQDNEKITFKRLLLNKCQEEFERGEREQEEANKADEGEVKQSDEEREEKRTKARRRMLGNIRLIGELYKKKMLTERIMHECIKKLLGQCQNPDEEDIEALCKLMSTIGEMIDHPKAKEHMDVYFERIKLLSNNMNLSSRLRFMLKDTIDLRKNRWQQRRKVEGPKKIEEVHRDASQERQSQAGRTGRGMGINAARRVPMDFGSRGSSMLSSPNAQMGGLPTQVRGYGSQDARGYERQSYEARTLSIPLPQRPLGDDSITLVPQGGLARGMSIRGPPAVSSFAGPNGYSTSSDRTSFNPREDLTSRYVPNRFSSPNQTSAHEHNMNYGNRDLRNADRLLDRPVVISPPARAQETTVSQNTSSEKGMSEEQLQNMSMAAIREYYSARDVNEVVLCIKDLNSTSFHPSMVSVWVTDSFERKDTERDLLAKLLIDLVKSHGGTLSQAQLIKGFESVLSNLEDVVTDAPKAPEFLGRIFAKSITEHVVSLKDIGRLIHNGGEEPGSLLQIGLAADILGSTLEVIQTDKGDAFLHEIQTNSNLQLQSFRPPEPIKSRKLEKFI comes from the exons TTTTAACAAGAAACCTAATAATCATGCACAAGGTGGACCATCTAGGGTAAACCCTACCCAGGCGAATTCAGCCGAGTCTAATTATGCTTCTGCAGTCCGAGCAACACCGAATGGTTCCCATGTACAGCCGCAATTTCACG GAGGGTCTGGTGCATCAGTTACAAATGCAACTGCCAAGCCATCTGAATCATCAGCTGCACAGAGAAGCACCGTTGTTCCTAAAGCTCCTATTTCTCAATCTCCCTCCGTGAGTTCTGATTCGGTAGCACCTACAACTCCTGTTAAGG GAGATGCATCTAAAGCATTCCCTTTCCAATTTGGATCTATTAGTCCTGGCACTGTGAATGTGATGACA ATTCCTGCTCGCACAAGCTCCGCTCCTCCTAATATAGATGAGCAGAAGCGTGATCAG GCTCGTCATGATTCTTCAAGGCCCGTTCTTCCTGTGCCAATACCTCCTGTTCCAAAGCAGCTGCCAGTGAATAAGGGTGCAGGTGTGACTGGCCAATCTAAAGGTGGGGAGGCTCATACTGGTACAAGGGCAAAACAGGATACTCAAGTGTCATCTTTACCCCCAGCTAGCCTGATGCACAAGCCTTCTGTTATTCCTCATCCTGGAATTTCAATGTCAATGCCATATCACCAGTCACAGGCACCTGTACATTTTGGTGCTGCTAATCCACAAATTCAATCTCATGCTTTACCAATGCCTTTTCCAATTGGAAACGCTCCACAAGTGCAACAACAGGTATTTGTTCATCCCATGCATCCACAAGGAATGATGCATCAAGGCCAAAATATAGGTTACGGTCCTCAAATTGGTCATCAATTGCCCCATCAGTTTGGAAACATGGGTATGGGCATCAACCCACAATATTCGCCACAGCAAGGAGGAAAATTTGCTGTACCTCGTAAAACTACTCCTGTGAAAATAACTCACCCTGATACCCATGAAGAGCTTAGACTTGATAAAAGGGCCGATGATGGTGGGTCATCAGGTGCTAGGTCTCATTCTGGCATGCCCTCTCAATCTCCATCTGTCCAGCCGTTTGCTGCTTCTCATGCTCATATAACACCTAACATTCAGCCACCAAGAATTAATTATGCCGTGAGCCACGGTTCACAAAATGTTGGTTTTACTAATTCATCATCTCATACTTCCCAGCCTGACAATAAAACTGTTACTTCTATTCCTGGCAATGTTGTACCACGTAATCTAGAATTTTCCCGTGATGCGCCTAAAGCAATCTCGCCAACTCTTATAGGAGTATCGTCTGTATCTATAAAGCCAAGTGGTGCATCTGATAAAGTGGACTCGTCATTTTCCAATTCCAATATTTCTGGTGCTCAAAAGGGTGGATCTCCTAGTTCCTCAGTAATATCTAGTGGTGCTCACCCTTTAGTGCCACATAAAGGGCCTGTAATTTGTTCTGAAATCTCTTCGCCACAATCTAATGCTGCATCTGCTTCTACTGAGAAGATCACATCAGCTTCCTTGTTGCCTTCTTCAACTGCTTTTAGTGAGCATTCTGTTTCAGTAGTATCCAATAATGAAGGCAGAAACAAGGAATCTCTTAGTAGGTCAAATTCTTTGAAGGGTAATCAGAAGAAACTACAGAAGAAAGGCCAATTGCAGCATCAG GTGGCTGTACAATCTTCTACGGTGGCTAATGAACCTTCCCTACCTGTTGATGGTGGTATCTCTGATTGTGTAGTTTCTGAAGTTGTAGGAAATAAAACAACCTATTCTGCAGCAATTGCTAAAGAAGATCTATTAACAACAGTTGCTAGCGCATTTTCAGCTACCAGTGAGAGCATGTCTTCTGTTGAAGAAAAGACCAATGGTTCTACACAGATTTCTGCTTGTGCTTCAGCTGAAGGACCTGTTACTCAAGCTGTGGATAGTTTGAACAATCATAAAATTGATGAGCTAGATGAATTATCCCAGGAGGATAAACTATTGAGGCAGAACGAATTAGTTGGCGATAAAACTGAAATTTCAACTGTGCAGAGTGATGATACGGCAGACTTCAACCCCCTCAAAAAAGGGGCTTCAGAGTTAAGCACTGGGGTTATACCTTTGAGGACTGGGCTGCAAGGACAGGATGAAATTGAATCTGCAAGTTGCAACACAGATTGTGACCGGATGGCTGATAATTTAGGCATATCGACTTCTGTATTGGATTCTAAAAATGTCTCTTTAAGCAGAAATGACAGTGTAGTTAGTAATGAAGATACATCTACAAATTCTGGCACATCAGATCATCAATCTTCTGGCTATCTCGAAACAACATCAAAACAGTGCAAGGATAGTTCAGAGGATTCTGGCACTGGCTCAGAGTCTCTTCCCGCAGCATCTGTTACTGTGGACAGGCCAATTTTAGAGCCAAGTAAGGTGAAAGGTACATCAAAGGGGAAAAAGAAACGAAAGGAAATTCTTCAGAAGGCAGATGCTTCTGGTTCAACATCTGATCTTTATAACGCTTACAAGGGACCTGAGGAAAATAAAGAAGCTGTTGCAACTTCAGAGAGCGCTGCAAATGTTTCTACTTCTGAAAATTTGAAGCAGCTGCTGATGGATGCTGCTCAGCCAGCTACAGTTGCAAATGAACAGTCTAGACAGAGTAAGGCCGAGCTTGAGGACTGGGAGGATGCTGCTGACATATCCACACCAAAGCTAGAAGTATCAGATAAACCTCAACTGGATAGCAATGGAAGTGCAATTACTGACAAAAAGTACTCTCGAGATTTCCTTTTGAAATTTGCAGAGCAATGCTCTGATCTTCCTGTAGGGTTTGAAATCACGGCAGACATAGCTGAAGCGTTGATGAGTTCCAATATTGGTTCTCATGTTCTTGAACGCACACATTCTTCTACTGGAAGAAATACAGATAGGTCAGGTGGGGTGACTCGGATGGATCGTCGTGGAAGTGGTGTTATTAAGGACGACAAATGGAATAAAGTTTCTGGTGCTTTTCGTTCTGATTTGCGTTTGGATGTAATTGGAGGTAATACAGGATTCCGACCTGGCCAAGGAGGTAATTCTGGTGTTTTAGGGAATCCACACACACCGACAGCTTTGCCGTATGGTGGAGCGATTCTTTCTGGGCCAATGCAATCCATGGTAAATCAGAGTGGAGTGCAAAGAAATAGCCCTGATAGTGAAAGGTGGCAGCGTGCTGCTAACTTCCAGCAGAGAGGTTTAATTCCATCTCCTTCTCAGTCTCCTTTGGTGACGATGCACAAAGCTGAAAAGAAGTATGAGGTGGGCAAAGTGACAGATGAGGAACAGGCGAAGCAGAGGCAGTTAAAAGGCATATTGAACAAGCTAACTCCCCAGAATTTTGAGAAGCTTTTTGAGCAGGTAAAAGCAGTTAATATTGACAATGCAGTCACTCTCACTGGTGTCATCTCACAAATCTTTGAGAAGGCCTTGATGGAACCTACCTTCTGTGAAATGTATGCAAATTTCTGTTTTCATCTGGCAGTTGCATTGCCTGATCTTAGTCAAGacaatgaaaaaataacattcaaGAGATTATTGTTAAACAAGTGCCAGGAAGAATTTGAGAGGGGTGAAAGAGAGCAAGAAGAAGCTAATAAAGCTGATGAGGGTGAGGTGAAACAGTCTGATgaggaaagagaagagaaacgaACCAAGGCTAGAAGACGAATGTTGGGTAATATCAGATTAATTGGAGAACTATATAAGAAGAAAATGCTGACAGAGAGGATAATGCACGAGTGCATCAAAAAGTTACTGGGTCAGTGTCAGAATCCTGATGAAGAAGATATTGAAGCTCTGTGCAAACTGATGAGTACTATTGGGGAGATGATTGACCACCCCAAAGCCAAGGAACATATGGAtgtatattttgaaaggattaaaTTATTATCAAACAACATGAACTTATCTTCTAGGTTGAGGTTCATGTTGAAAGATACCATTGATTTGAGAAAGAATCGATGGCAGCAAAGGAGAAAGGTTGAAGGTCCAAAGAAGATTGAAGAGGTGCACCGAGATGCTTCCCAAGAGAGGCAATCCCAAGCAGGTAGGACGGGTCGTGGTATGGGTATTAATGCGGCAAGAAGGGTCCCTATGGATTTTGGTTCAAGAGGCTCATCTATGTTATCCTCTCCTAATGCTCAGATGGGTGGATTGCCTACTCAAGTTCGTGGATATGGTTCTCAGGATGCCCGTGGGTATGAAAGGCAATCTTACGAGGCTAGGACACTGTCTATTCCCTTGCCTCAAAGGCCTTTAGGTGATGACTCAATAACCTTGGTACCCCAAGGTGGTCTTGCTAGAGGAATGTCCATTAGAGGTCCACCTGCAGTTTCAAGCTTTGCTGGTCCTAACGGTTATAGTACTTCATCGGATCGCACTTCATTCAACCCTAGAGAGGACCTCACATCAAGATATGTTCCGAATAGATTTTCTAGTCCAAATCAAACAAGTGCTCATGAGCATAATATGAATTATGGCAACAGGGATCTAAGAAATGCAGATAGGTTACTTGACAGACCTGTTGTAATTTCACCTCCTGCTCGAGCACAAGAGACGACAGTCTCCCAGAATACCTCGTCAGAAAAGGGCATGTCAGAAGAGCAACTACAGAACATGTCCATGGCAGCAATTAGAGAATACTACAG TGCTAGAGATGTGAACGAAGTTGTTTTGTGCATCAAAGATCTGAACTCTACAAGCTTTCATCCTTCCATGGTTTCTGTCTGGGTCACAGACTCATTTGAGAGAAAGGATACAGAGAGAGATCTTTTGGCCAAACTGCTGATTGACCTTGTGAAATCTCATGGTGGTACCTTAAGTCAAGCCCAGCTCATCAAAGG GTTTGAATCTGTTCTAAGTAATTTGGAAGATGTGGTTACGGATGCCCCAAAAGCACCAGAGTTTCTTGGCCGCATTTTCGCCAAATCTATAACAGAGCATGTAGTCTCTTTGAAGGATATTGGGCGGTTAATACACAACGGCGGAGAGGAACCAGGAAGCCTCTTACAGATTGGTCTTGCAGCTGACATTCTTGGAAGCACCTTGGAAGTGATACAAACCGATAAGGGTGATGCCTTCTTGCATGAGATCCAGACAAACTCAAATTTGCAGTTGCAAAGCTTCCGGCCGCCAGAGCCTATTAAATCCCGAAAGCTAGAGAAATTCATTTAG
- the LOC25499926 gene encoding eukaryotic translation initiation factor 4G isoform X1, producing MSYNQSKSDKSDATYRRTTGRSASFNQHRGNTGGASYVKAGTGAAAPSLSSSRSFNKKPNNHAQGGPSRVNPTQANSAESNYASAVRATPNGSHVQPQFHGGSGASVTNATAKPSESSAAQRSTVVPKAPISQSPSVSSDSVAPTTPVKAGDASKAFPFQFGSISPGTVNVMTIPARTSSAPPNIDEQKRDQARHDSSRPVLPVPIPPVPKQLPVNKGAGVTGQSKGGEAHTGTRAKQDTQVSSLPPASLMHKPSVIPHPGISMSMPYHQSQAPVHFGAANPQIQSHALPMPFPIGNAPQVQQQVFVHPMHPQGMMHQGQNIGYGPQIGHQLPHQFGNMGMGINPQYSPQQGGKFAVPRKTTPVKITHPDTHEELRLDKRADDGGSSGARSHSGMPSQSPSVQPFAASHAHITPNIQPPRINYAVSHGSQNVGFTNSSSHTSQPDNKTVTSIPGNVVPRNLEFSRDAPKAISPTLIGVSSVSIKPSGASDKVDSSFSNSNISGAQKGGSPSSSVISSGAHPLVPHKGPVICSEISSPQSNAASASTEKITSASLLPSSTAFSEHSVSVVSNNEGRNKESLSRSNSLKGNQKKLQKKGQLQHQVAVQSSTVANEPSLPVDGGISDCVVSEVVGNKTTYSAAIAKEDLLTTVASAFSATSESMSSVEEKTNGSTQISACASAEGPVTQAVDSLNNHKIDELDELSQEDKLLRQNELVGDKTEISTVQSDDTADFNPLKKGASELSTGVIPLRTGLQGQDEIESASCNTDCDRMADNLGISTSVLDSKNVSLSRNDSVVSNEDTSTNSGTSDHQSSGYLETTSKQCKDSSEDSGTGSESLPAASVTVDRPILEPSKVKGTSKGKKKRKEILQKADASGSTSDLYNAYKGPEENKEAVATSESAANVSTSENLKQLLMDAAQPATVANEQSRQSKAELEDWEDAADISTPKLEVSDKPQLDSNGSAITDKKYSRDFLLKFAEQCSDLPVGFEITADIAEALMSSNIGSHVLERTHSSTGRNTDRSGGVTRMDRRGSGVIKDDKWNKVSGAFRSDLRLDVIGGNTGFRPGQGGNSGVLGNPHTPTALPYGGAILSGPMQSMVNQSGVQRNSPDSERWQRAANFQQRGLIPSPSQSPLVTMHKAEKKYEVGKVTDEEQAKQRQLKGILNKLTPQNFEKLFEQVKAVNIDNAVTLTGVISQIFEKALMEPTFCEMYANFCFHLAVALPDLSQDNEKITFKRLLLNKCQEEFERGEREQEEANKADEGEVKQSDEEREEKRTKARRRMLGNIRLIGELYKKKMLTERIMHECIKKLLGQCQNPDEEDIEALCKLMSTIGEMIDHPKAKEHMDVYFERIKLLSNNMNLSSRLRFMLKDTIDLRKNRWQQRRKVEGPKKIEEVHRDASQERQSQAGRTGRGMGINAARRVPMDFGSRGSSMLSSPNAQMGGLPTQVRGYGSQDARGYERQSYEARTLSIPLPQRPLGDDSITLVPQGGLARGMSIRGPPAVSSFAGPNGYSTSSDRTSFNPREDLTSRYVPNRFSSPNQTSAHEHNMNYGNRDLRNADRLLDRPVVISPPARAQETTVSQNTSSEKGMSEEQLQNMSMAAIREYYSARDVNEVVLCIKDLNSTSFHPSMVSVWVTDSFERKDTERDLLAKLLIDLVKSHGGTLSQAQLIKGFESVLSNLEDVVTDAPKAPEFLGRIFAKSITEHVVSLKDIGRLIHNGGEEPGSLLQIGLAADILGSTLEVIQTDKGDAFLHEIQTNSNLQLQSFRPPEPIKSRKLEKFI from the exons TTTTAACAAGAAACCTAATAATCATGCACAAGGTGGACCATCTAGGGTAAACCCTACCCAGGCGAATTCAGCCGAGTCTAATTATGCTTCTGCAGTCCGAGCAACACCGAATGGTTCCCATGTACAGCCGCAATTTCACG GAGGGTCTGGTGCATCAGTTACAAATGCAACTGCCAAGCCATCTGAATCATCAGCTGCACAGAGAAGCACCGTTGTTCCTAAAGCTCCTATTTCTCAATCTCCCTCCGTGAGTTCTGATTCGGTAGCACCTACAACTCCTGTTAAGG CAGGAGATGCATCTAAAGCATTCCCTTTCCAATTTGGATCTATTAGTCCTGGCACTGTGAATGTGATGACA ATTCCTGCTCGCACAAGCTCCGCTCCTCCTAATATAGATGAGCAGAAGCGTGATCAG GCTCGTCATGATTCTTCAAGGCCCGTTCTTCCTGTGCCAATACCTCCTGTTCCAAAGCAGCTGCCAGTGAATAAGGGTGCAGGTGTGACTGGCCAATCTAAAGGTGGGGAGGCTCATACTGGTACAAGGGCAAAACAGGATACTCAAGTGTCATCTTTACCCCCAGCTAGCCTGATGCACAAGCCTTCTGTTATTCCTCATCCTGGAATTTCAATGTCAATGCCATATCACCAGTCACAGGCACCTGTACATTTTGGTGCTGCTAATCCACAAATTCAATCTCATGCTTTACCAATGCCTTTTCCAATTGGAAACGCTCCACAAGTGCAACAACAGGTATTTGTTCATCCCATGCATCCACAAGGAATGATGCATCAAGGCCAAAATATAGGTTACGGTCCTCAAATTGGTCATCAATTGCCCCATCAGTTTGGAAACATGGGTATGGGCATCAACCCACAATATTCGCCACAGCAAGGAGGAAAATTTGCTGTACCTCGTAAAACTACTCCTGTGAAAATAACTCACCCTGATACCCATGAAGAGCTTAGACTTGATAAAAGGGCCGATGATGGTGGGTCATCAGGTGCTAGGTCTCATTCTGGCATGCCCTCTCAATCTCCATCTGTCCAGCCGTTTGCTGCTTCTCATGCTCATATAACACCTAACATTCAGCCACCAAGAATTAATTATGCCGTGAGCCACGGTTCACAAAATGTTGGTTTTACTAATTCATCATCTCATACTTCCCAGCCTGACAATAAAACTGTTACTTCTATTCCTGGCAATGTTGTACCACGTAATCTAGAATTTTCCCGTGATGCGCCTAAAGCAATCTCGCCAACTCTTATAGGAGTATCGTCTGTATCTATAAAGCCAAGTGGTGCATCTGATAAAGTGGACTCGTCATTTTCCAATTCCAATATTTCTGGTGCTCAAAAGGGTGGATCTCCTAGTTCCTCAGTAATATCTAGTGGTGCTCACCCTTTAGTGCCACATAAAGGGCCTGTAATTTGTTCTGAAATCTCTTCGCCACAATCTAATGCTGCATCTGCTTCTACTGAGAAGATCACATCAGCTTCCTTGTTGCCTTCTTCAACTGCTTTTAGTGAGCATTCTGTTTCAGTAGTATCCAATAATGAAGGCAGAAACAAGGAATCTCTTAGTAGGTCAAATTCTTTGAAGGGTAATCAGAAGAAACTACAGAAGAAAGGCCAATTGCAGCATCAG GTGGCTGTACAATCTTCTACGGTGGCTAATGAACCTTCCCTACCTGTTGATGGTGGTATCTCTGATTGTGTAGTTTCTGAAGTTGTAGGAAATAAAACAACCTATTCTGCAGCAATTGCTAAAGAAGATCTATTAACAACAGTTGCTAGCGCATTTTCAGCTACCAGTGAGAGCATGTCTTCTGTTGAAGAAAAGACCAATGGTTCTACACAGATTTCTGCTTGTGCTTCAGCTGAAGGACCTGTTACTCAAGCTGTGGATAGTTTGAACAATCATAAAATTGATGAGCTAGATGAATTATCCCAGGAGGATAAACTATTGAGGCAGAACGAATTAGTTGGCGATAAAACTGAAATTTCAACTGTGCAGAGTGATGATACGGCAGACTTCAACCCCCTCAAAAAAGGGGCTTCAGAGTTAAGCACTGGGGTTATACCTTTGAGGACTGGGCTGCAAGGACAGGATGAAATTGAATCTGCAAGTTGCAACACAGATTGTGACCGGATGGCTGATAATTTAGGCATATCGACTTCTGTATTGGATTCTAAAAATGTCTCTTTAAGCAGAAATGACAGTGTAGTTAGTAATGAAGATACATCTACAAATTCTGGCACATCAGATCATCAATCTTCTGGCTATCTCGAAACAACATCAAAACAGTGCAAGGATAGTTCAGAGGATTCTGGCACTGGCTCAGAGTCTCTTCCCGCAGCATCTGTTACTGTGGACAGGCCAATTTTAGAGCCAAGTAAGGTGAAAGGTACATCAAAGGGGAAAAAGAAACGAAAGGAAATTCTTCAGAAGGCAGATGCTTCTGGTTCAACATCTGATCTTTATAACGCTTACAAGGGACCTGAGGAAAATAAAGAAGCTGTTGCAACTTCAGAGAGCGCTGCAAATGTTTCTACTTCTGAAAATTTGAAGCAGCTGCTGATGGATGCTGCTCAGCCAGCTACAGTTGCAAATGAACAGTCTAGACAGAGTAAGGCCGAGCTTGAGGACTGGGAGGATGCTGCTGACATATCCACACCAAAGCTAGAAGTATCAGATAAACCTCAACTGGATAGCAATGGAAGTGCAATTACTGACAAAAAGTACTCTCGAGATTTCCTTTTGAAATTTGCAGAGCAATGCTCTGATCTTCCTGTAGGGTTTGAAATCACGGCAGACATAGCTGAAGCGTTGATGAGTTCCAATATTGGTTCTCATGTTCTTGAACGCACACATTCTTCTACTGGAAGAAATACAGATAGGTCAGGTGGGGTGACTCGGATGGATCGTCGTGGAAGTGGTGTTATTAAGGACGACAAATGGAATAAAGTTTCTGGTGCTTTTCGTTCTGATTTGCGTTTGGATGTAATTGGAGGTAATACAGGATTCCGACCTGGCCAAGGAGGTAATTCTGGTGTTTTAGGGAATCCACACACACCGACAGCTTTGCCGTATGGTGGAGCGATTCTTTCTGGGCCAATGCAATCCATGGTAAATCAGAGTGGAGTGCAAAGAAATAGCCCTGATAGTGAAAGGTGGCAGCGTGCTGCTAACTTCCAGCAGAGAGGTTTAATTCCATCTCCTTCTCAGTCTCCTTTGGTGACGATGCACAAAGCTGAAAAGAAGTATGAGGTGGGCAAAGTGACAGATGAGGAACAGGCGAAGCAGAGGCAGTTAAAAGGCATATTGAACAAGCTAACTCCCCAGAATTTTGAGAAGCTTTTTGAGCAGGTAAAAGCAGTTAATATTGACAATGCAGTCACTCTCACTGGTGTCATCTCACAAATCTTTGAGAAGGCCTTGATGGAACCTACCTTCTGTGAAATGTATGCAAATTTCTGTTTTCATCTGGCAGTTGCATTGCCTGATCTTAGTCAAGacaatgaaaaaataacattcaaGAGATTATTGTTAAACAAGTGCCAGGAAGAATTTGAGAGGGGTGAAAGAGAGCAAGAAGAAGCTAATAAAGCTGATGAGGGTGAGGTGAAACAGTCTGATgaggaaagagaagagaaacgaACCAAGGCTAGAAGACGAATGTTGGGTAATATCAGATTAATTGGAGAACTATATAAGAAGAAAATGCTGACAGAGAGGATAATGCACGAGTGCATCAAAAAGTTACTGGGTCAGTGTCAGAATCCTGATGAAGAAGATATTGAAGCTCTGTGCAAACTGATGAGTACTATTGGGGAGATGATTGACCACCCCAAAGCCAAGGAACATATGGAtgtatattttgaaaggattaaaTTATTATCAAACAACATGAACTTATCTTCTAGGTTGAGGTTCATGTTGAAAGATACCATTGATTTGAGAAAGAATCGATGGCAGCAAAGGAGAAAGGTTGAAGGTCCAAAGAAGATTGAAGAGGTGCACCGAGATGCTTCCCAAGAGAGGCAATCCCAAGCAGGTAGGACGGGTCGTGGTATGGGTATTAATGCGGCAAGAAGGGTCCCTATGGATTTTGGTTCAAGAGGCTCATCTATGTTATCCTCTCCTAATGCTCAGATGGGTGGATTGCCTACTCAAGTTCGTGGATATGGTTCTCAGGATGCCCGTGGGTATGAAAGGCAATCTTACGAGGCTAGGACACTGTCTATTCCCTTGCCTCAAAGGCCTTTAGGTGATGACTCAATAACCTTGGTACCCCAAGGTGGTCTTGCTAGAGGAATGTCCATTAGAGGTCCACCTGCAGTTTCAAGCTTTGCTGGTCCTAACGGTTATAGTACTTCATCGGATCGCACTTCATTCAACCCTAGAGAGGACCTCACATCAAGATATGTTCCGAATAGATTTTCTAGTCCAAATCAAACAAGTGCTCATGAGCATAATATGAATTATGGCAACAGGGATCTAAGAAATGCAGATAGGTTACTTGACAGACCTGTTGTAATTTCACCTCCTGCTCGAGCACAAGAGACGACAGTCTCCCAGAATACCTCGTCAGAAAAGGGCATGTCAGAAGAGCAACTACAGAACATGTCCATGGCAGCAATTAGAGAATACTACAG TGCTAGAGATGTGAACGAAGTTGTTTTGTGCATCAAAGATCTGAACTCTACAAGCTTTCATCCTTCCATGGTTTCTGTCTGGGTCACAGACTCATTTGAGAGAAAGGATACAGAGAGAGATCTTTTGGCCAAACTGCTGATTGACCTTGTGAAATCTCATGGTGGTACCTTAAGTCAAGCCCAGCTCATCAAAGG GTTTGAATCTGTTCTAAGTAATTTGGAAGATGTGGTTACGGATGCCCCAAAAGCACCAGAGTTTCTTGGCCGCATTTTCGCCAAATCTATAACAGAGCATGTAGTCTCTTTGAAGGATATTGGGCGGTTAATACACAACGGCGGAGAGGAACCAGGAAGCCTCTTACAGATTGGTCTTGCAGCTGACATTCTTGGAAGCACCTTGGAAGTGATACAAACCGATAAGGGTGATGCCTTCTTGCATGAGATCCAGACAAACTCAAATTTGCAGTTGCAAAGCTTCCGGCCGCCAGAGCCTATTAAATCCCGAAAGCTAGAGAAATTCATTTAG